In Panulirus ornatus isolate Po-2019 chromosome 30, ASM3632096v1, whole genome shotgun sequence, a single genomic region encodes these proteins:
- the LOC139758348 gene encoding uncharacterized protein isoform X1 — protein sequence MRPPDTTSHAIAPCQSSANDKGPLPMKTLLLLTVVAVVASHRVQHGSRGLGRTHGGIPRPGGSVHSQGGNSRTPDNDRIVYPDSDSYQGLGLPVRPGRPGAGSRPVRPGTGLAAGGQGDGAVLGPIGGGPDGVLSLLQCKPYIRPQVHFELGRSEYHFSWCSDGGRKYVWEDANGYCEKLGSGWGGVSIETEEENQYITNIIDQHRLPYIWTSGNRLHAPYKTNLYNWLWAATGNQATYYNWGQTGMVPGRPQPDNNENDNEQCLSVINRFYPGDGITWHDIGCHHMKPIICERQTSKKYYE from the exons ATGAGACCACCTGACACGACATCGCATGCCATTGCACCATGCCAGTCATCTGCGAACGACAAGGGTCCTCTTCCA ATGAAGACTCTACTATTGCTGACGGTGGTGGCTGTTGTGGCTTCCCACAGAGTTCAACATGGGTCTCGTGGGCTCGGGAGAACCCATGGAGGCATTCCCAGACCCGGTGGAAGCGTCCACAGCCAGGGAGGAAACTCTCGCACACCTGACAACGATAGGATTGTGTATCCAGATTCCGATTCATACCAAGGACTAGGACTGCCAGTCAGGCCAGGGAGGCCAGGAGCTGGAAGCCGACCAGTGAGGCCTGGGACTGGGTTAGCAGCAGGAGGACAGGGAGATGGAGCAGTGCTgggaccaattggaggtggaccAGATGGcgttctctctcttcttcagtgCAAACCATACATCAGACCTCAG GTCCACTTCGAGCTCGGTAGGAGCGAATACCACTTCTCCTGGTGCAGCGACGGTGGCAGGAAGTATGTGTGGGAGGATGCCAACGGTTACTGCGAGAAGCTGGGCAGCGGATGGGGTGGCGTGAGCATTGAAACTGAGGAGGAAAACCAATACATCACAAACATCATTGACCAGC ATCGGCTGCCCTACATCTGGACTAGTGGCAACCGTCTCCACGCCCCTTACAAGACGAATCTGTACAACTGGTTGTGGGCAGCCACTGGCAACCAAGCCACTTACTACAACTGGGGTCAGACTGGCAT GGTCCCTGGTCGTCCCCAACCCGACAACAACGAGAACGACAACGAACAGTGCCTCTCTGTGATCAACCGCTTCTATCCTGGAGATGGCATTACTTGGCACGACATCGGTTGCCACCACATGAAACCTATCATCTGCGAACGTCAGACTTCTAAAAAGTACTATGAGTGA
- the LOC139758348 gene encoding uncharacterized protein isoform X2 encodes MMWIPFHYKPKTTTKMKTLLLLTVVAVVASHRVQHGSRGLGRTHGGIPRPGGSVHSQGGNSRTPDNDRIVYPDSDSYQGLGLPVRPGRPGAGSRPVRPGTGLAAGGQGDGAVLGPIGGGPDGVLSLLQCKPYIRPQVHFELGRSEYHFSWCSDGGRKYVWEDANGYCEKLGSGWGGVSIETEEENQYITNIIDQHRLPYIWTSGNRLHAPYKTNLYNWLWAATGNQATYYNWGQTGMVPGRPQPDNNENDNEQCLSVINRFYPGDGITWHDIGCHHMKPIICERQTSKKYYE; translated from the exons ATGATGTGGATTCCTTTTCATTACAAACCAAAGACTACAACGAAG ATGAAGACTCTACTATTGCTGACGGTGGTGGCTGTTGTGGCTTCCCACAGAGTTCAACATGGGTCTCGTGGGCTCGGGAGAACCCATGGAGGCATTCCCAGACCCGGTGGAAGCGTCCACAGCCAGGGAGGAAACTCTCGCACACCTGACAACGATAGGATTGTGTATCCAGATTCCGATTCATACCAAGGACTAGGACTGCCAGTCAGGCCAGGGAGGCCAGGAGCTGGAAGCCGACCAGTGAGGCCTGGGACTGGGTTAGCAGCAGGAGGACAGGGAGATGGAGCAGTGCTgggaccaattggaggtggaccAGATGGcgttctctctcttcttcagtgCAAACCATACATCAGACCTCAG GTCCACTTCGAGCTCGGTAGGAGCGAATACCACTTCTCCTGGTGCAGCGACGGTGGCAGGAAGTATGTGTGGGAGGATGCCAACGGTTACTGCGAGAAGCTGGGCAGCGGATGGGGTGGCGTGAGCATTGAAACTGAGGAGGAAAACCAATACATCACAAACATCATTGACCAGC ATCGGCTGCCCTACATCTGGACTAGTGGCAACCGTCTCCACGCCCCTTACAAGACGAATCTGTACAACTGGTTGTGGGCAGCCACTGGCAACCAAGCCACTTACTACAACTGGGGTCAGACTGGCAT GGTCCCTGGTCGTCCCCAACCCGACAACAACGAGAACGACAACGAACAGTGCCTCTCTGTGATCAACCGCTTCTATCCTGGAGATGGCATTACTTGGCACGACATCGGTTGCCACCACATGAAACCTATCATCTGCGAACGTCAGACTTCTAAAAAGTACTATGAGTGA
- the LOC139758348 gene encoding uncharacterized protein isoform X3, whose protein sequence is MKTLLLLTVVAVVASHRVQHGSRGLGRTHGGIPRPGGSVHSQGGNSRTPDNDRIVYPDSDSYQGLGLPVRPGRPGAGSRPVRPGTGLAAGGQGDGAVLGPIGGGPDGVLSLLQCKPYIRPQVHFELGRSEYHFSWCSDGGRKYVWEDANGYCEKLGSGWGGVSIETEEENQYITNIIDQHRLPYIWTSGNRLHAPYKTNLYNWLWAATGNQATYYNWGQTGMVPGRPQPDNNENDNEQCLSVINRFYPGDGITWHDIGCHHMKPIICERQTSKKYYE, encoded by the exons ATGAAGACTCTACTATTGCTGACGGTGGTGGCTGTTGTGGCTTCCCACAGAGTTCAACATGGGTCTCGTGGGCTCGGGAGAACCCATGGAGGCATTCCCAGACCCGGTGGAAGCGTCCACAGCCAGGGAGGAAACTCTCGCACACCTGACAACGATAGGATTGTGTATCCAGATTCCGATTCATACCAAGGACTAGGACTGCCAGTCAGGCCAGGGAGGCCAGGAGCTGGAAGCCGACCAGTGAGGCCTGGGACTGGGTTAGCAGCAGGAGGACAGGGAGATGGAGCAGTGCTgggaccaattggaggtggaccAGATGGcgttctctctcttcttcagtgCAAACCATACATCAGACCTCAG GTCCACTTCGAGCTCGGTAGGAGCGAATACCACTTCTCCTGGTGCAGCGACGGTGGCAGGAAGTATGTGTGGGAGGATGCCAACGGTTACTGCGAGAAGCTGGGCAGCGGATGGGGTGGCGTGAGCATTGAAACTGAGGAGGAAAACCAATACATCACAAACATCATTGACCAGC ATCGGCTGCCCTACATCTGGACTAGTGGCAACCGTCTCCACGCCCCTTACAAGACGAATCTGTACAACTGGTTGTGGGCAGCCACTGGCAACCAAGCCACTTACTACAACTGGGGTCAGACTGGCAT GGTCCCTGGTCGTCCCCAACCCGACAACAACGAGAACGACAACGAACAGTGCCTCTCTGTGATCAACCGCTTCTATCCTGGAGATGGCATTACTTGGCACGACATCGGTTGCCACCACATGAAACCTATCATCTGCGAACGTCAGACTTCTAAAAAGTACTATGAGTGA